The genomic stretch GCGCCAGGCGCGTTCAAGCTCAGCCGCATGCCAGGAGTCGAGGGCGACGATCCCGATGGTCAACACGAACGGTTCCTCTCCGTCAGGGTGCCCCGGCGCGAGCCGGGAAGGGTCGGCAGGGGCGCGGCGTCTCGACGGTCGATGACCTCGTGCACAGGGCGGTACCTCTTTCCGTCCCGGCAGGCGGAGCCACGGACGTCGGAGAAGGTATCCCGAGGCTCGGCCATGCCCGAGCTAGCGGCGCGAAACAGAGCCGGCGGCGTCGTGCGGACCGACCCCCCTGGCTACCTCCCGACGAGGGCCGCGCGATGTGCGTCAGTCCCCGCCATAAGCGCCAAAACCGCCGCTGTGCCGCGCGCGAGCGCCGCAGCCCGGCGGATAGAGTCGGCTCCGTGATCCTCGCCTCGCAGACCCTCGCGCACGCCCCGGCGGCCCGTCAGACCTCGGCTCCCTGCGCTGAATTGGTCGGCGCTGAACTGGTCCGTGCCGAACTGCTCCGTGCCGAACTGCTCCGTGCCGGGCGGCTCCGATGAGGGGCATCATCCTCGCGGGTGGTTCGGGGTCGCGGTTGTGGCCGATCACTAAGGGCATCTCGAAGCAGCTGATGCCGATCTACGACAAGCCGATGATCTACTACCCGCTGTCGACGCTGATGATGGCCGGGATCGACGAGGTCCTCGTGATCACGACGCCCGAGTACAACGACCAATTCCGCGCCCTGCTGGGCGACGGGTCGAGCCTGGGAATGCGGATCGAGTACGCCGTGCAGGCCTCCCCCGACGGCCTCGCACAGGCGTTCCTCATCGGCGAGGAGTTCATCGGCGACGAATCCGTCGCGCTCGTGCTGGGCGACAACATCTTCCACGGCACCGCCCTGGGCACCGCCCTCGCAGCGAACACCACGATCGAGGGCGCCGTGATCTTCGCCTACCAGGTCGCCGACCCGCGAGCCTACGGAGTCGTCGAATTCGACGAGCAGTTCCGGGCCGTCTCCATCGAGGAAAAGCCTTCTTCTCCGAAAAGCACCTTCGCGGTTCCCGGCCTCTACTTCTACGACAACTCCGTCATCGAGATCGCCAAGAGCATCGAACCGTCCGCGCGCGGTGAATTGGAGATATCGACCGTCAATGAGCGATACCTCGAGGCGGGCACCCTCACCGTCCAGGTCCTCGATCGCGGAACCGCCTGGCTCGATACCGGAACCTTCGACTCGATGATCGAGGCGACGGAATTCGTCCGCGTGATCGAGCAGCGACAGGGCTTCAAGATCGGCTGCATCGAAGAAGTCGCCTGGCGCAACTCCTGGATCGACGACACCCGCCTCGCCGAACTCGCCGCACCCCTAGTCAAGAGCGGCTACGGCGCCTACCTCCAGCAGCTCCCCACTCTCGCGCGAGGATCCTCCTCCGTCTGAGCGTCCGCCGGAGTTCGTCCGTGTCGTCGACCGCGACCCGGGCGTCCGACGCCTCCCCTCCCTTCCTCGAACCAGTAGGAGCACTCGTGCGGATCCTCGTCACCGGCGGTGCCGGTTTCATCGGCAGCAACTTCGTCCACCTCACCCTGCGCGAGCGCCCCGACGCCCGGATCACTGTCCTGGACGCGCTCACCTACGCCGGCGACCTCCGCTCGTTGGCCCCGGTGTCGGACAAGATCACCTTCGTCGAGGGCGACGTCGCTGATACCGAGCTGGTGGACCAGCTGGTGGCCGACTCCGACCTCGTGGTGCACTTCGCCGCAGAGTCACACAACGACAACTCACTAGAGGATCCAGCACCGTTCCTGGCAACGAACGTCCTCGGCACCTTCGCGCTGCTCCAGGCGGTCCGCGCACACGACGTCCGCTACCACCACATCTCCACCGACGAGGTCTACGGCGACCTCGAACTCGACGACCCCGCCCGCTTCACCGAACACACCCCCTACAACCCCTCCAGCCCCTACTCCTCGACCAAAGCCGCCAGCGACCTACTCGTGCGCGCCTGGGTCCGCTCCTTCGGCATACGCGCCACAATCTCGAACTGCTCCAACAACTACGGCCCCTACCAACACGTCGAAAAATTCATCCCCCGCCAAATCACCAACGCCATCGACGGCATCCGCCCCAAGCTCTACGGCACCGGCGCAAACGTCCGCGACTGGATCCACGTAGACGACCACAACACCGGCGTCTGGGCCATCATCGACCGCGGCGAGATCGGCGAAACCTACCTCATCGGCGCCGACGGCGAAAAAAGCAACCTCGACGTCGTCACCCGCATCCTCACCGCCTTCGGAGCACCCAACGACGCCTTCGACCACGTCACCGACCGCACCGGACACGACCTCCGCTACGCCATCGACTCCACCCGCCTCCGCACCGAACTCAACTGGCAACCCCGCTACACCGACTTCGACGCCGGACTCGCCGCCACCATCGACTGGTACCGCGCCAACGACAACTGGTGGCGCCCCGCCAAAGCCGCCACCGAAGCCAAGTACGCCGCTCAGAAGTAGGGAAAAGAGGAGCGAAGGGGCCCGATCGACCGTCGATGATTCATTCTCCTTCTCCAGCTACCCTCTCCGGGGGACGCTTTAGAGCCCGAAACAGGGTCTGACGGGGCCTCCCGCGACATCGGCGAAACGTGACCTTGCTACGGTTACGCCCGTGCTTATCTCCTCTCCTCCGGCGGCCACCGCCGGCGGGACTTGTTCCGCTCAGCAACCGCTCCGCGCCTTCGCCGCTCCTGCGTCAAGAGGGCTTCATCTGTGAGGGGCATCATCCTCGCGGGTGGTTCGGGGTCGCGGTTGTGGCCGATCACTAAGGGCATCTCGAAGCAGCTGATGCCGATCTACGACAAGCCGATGATCTACTACCCGCTGTCGACGCTGATGATGGCCGGGATCGACGAGGTCCTCGTGATCACGACGCCCGAGTACAACGACCAATTCCGCGCCCTGCTGGGCGACGGGTCGAGCCTGGGAATGCGGATCGAGTACGCCGTGCAGGCCTCCCCCGACGGCCTCGCACAGGCGTTCCTCATCGGCGAGGAGTTCATCGGCGACGAATCCGTCGCGCTCGTGCTGGGCGACAACATCTTCCACGGCACCGCCCTGGGCACCGCCCTCGCAGCGAACACCACGATCGAGGGCGCCGTGATCTTCGCCTACCAGGTCGCCGACCCGCGAGCCTACGGAGTCGTCGAATTCGACGAGCAGTTCCGGGCCGTCTCCATCGAGGAAAAGCCTTCTTCTCCGAAAAGCACCTTCGCGGTTCCCGGCCTCTACTTCTACGACAACTCCGTCATCGAGATCGCCAAGAGCATCGAACCGTCCGCGCGCGGTGAATTGGAGATATCGACCGTCAATGAGCGATACCTCGAGGCGGGCACCCTCACCGTCCAGGTCCTCGATCGCGGAACCGCCTGGCTCGATACCGGAACCTTCGACTCGATGATCGAGGCGACGGAATTCGTCCGCGTGATCGAGCAGCGACAGGGCTTCAAGATCGGCTGCATCGAAGAAGTCGCCTGGCGCAACTCCTGGATCGACGACACCCGCCTCGCCGAACTCGCCGCACCCCTAGTCAAGAGCGGCTACGGCGCCTACCTCCAGCAGCTCCCCACTCTCGCGCGAGGATCCTCCTCCGTCTGAGCGTCCGCCGGAGTTCGTCCGTGTCGTCGACCGCGACCCGGGCGTCCGACGCCTCCCCTCCCTTCCTCGAACCAGTAGGAGCACTCGTGCGGATCCTCGTCACCGGCGGTGCCGGTTTCATCGGCAGCAACTTCGTCCACCTCACCCTGCGCGAGCGCCCCGACGCCCGGATCACTGTCCTGGACGCGCTCACCTACGCCGGCGACCTCCGCTCGTTGGCCCCGGTGTCGGACAAGATCACCTTCGTCGAGGGCGACGTCGCTGATACCGAGCTGGTGGACCAGCTGGTGGCCGACTCCGACCTCGTGGTGCACTTCGCCGCAGAGTCACACAACGACAACTCACTAGAGGATCCAGCACCGTTCCTGGCAACGAACGTCCTCGGCACCTTCGCGCTGCTCCAGGCGGTCCGCGCACACGACGTCCGCTACCACCACATCTCCACCGACGAGGTCTACGGCGACCTCGAACTCGACGACCCCGCCCGCTTCACCGAACACACCCCCTACAACCCCTCCAGCCCCTACTCCTCGACCAAAGCCGCCAGCGACCTACTCGTGCGCGCCTGGGTCCGCTCCTTCGGCATACGCGCCACAATCTCGAACTGCTCCAACAACTACGGCCCCTACCAACACGTCGAAAAATTCATCCCCCGCCAAATCACCAACGCCATCGACGGCATCCGCCCCAAGCTCTACGGCACCGGCGCAAACGTCCGCGACTGGATCCACGTAGACGACCACAACACCGGCGTCTGGGCCATCATCGACCGCGGCGAGATCGGCGAAACCTACCTCATCGGCGCCGACGGCGAAAAAAGCAACCTCGACGTCGTCACCCGCATCCTCACCGCCTTCGGAGCACCCAACGACGCCTTCGACCACGTCACCGACCGCACCGGACACGACCTCCGCTACGCCATCGACTCCACCCGCCTCCGCACCGAACTCAACTGGCAACCCCGCTACACCGACTTCGACGCCGGACTCGCCGCCACCATCGACTGGTACCGCGCCAACGACAACTGGTGGCGCCCCGCCAAAGCCGCCACCGAAGCCAAGTACGCGGTGCGGACAGCGTGAGCGGTTCGTTCCCGAGCGCGGCCGGTGCGCGGCGCCGGGGACCGGCGCCCTCGGCCGGGACGTCCTCCCTCCGGCGCCGAGACCGGCGCGCCGCCGGACTCCCGGGAACGGGGCGCGCCGCATGATGATCGTCGCCGCCGCCCTCGCGCTGCTGTTCCTCGTCGTCACCTTCCCGCGGCGGGCCGTCGGCCTCCGCGGCTACGCCGTCGGCCTCTCGATCTTCGTCCTCGGCATCGGGGCGAGCACCTCGGCGCCGGAGGCCATCCGCTACGCCTCAACGGGTATCGCGGCGGTCTTCCTGATCCTGGCCTGGGCGTTCAGCGAGCGGACGCGGCCGAGGAAGCGCAGCCGGCTCGTGCTGCTCGCCTGGTTCGTCTGGACGACCGGGGTGAGCCTCCTGATCTCCTCGAGCCCCCCGGCGGCCGTCCTCGCTCTCATCGTGGTGCCGCTGCTGCTGTTCCCCGTCGTGTCCCGCCTCGGCGAGCAGGATCTCGTACCGCTGCTGCGCTGGACGGCGCTCACCGTCCTCGTGCAGGTCGCCGTCGGCATCGCCGAACTCACCGTCCTGGCCGAGCCGATCTGGGGCTACCGCAACCTCACCACGGCGGGTCTTCCCGTGATCCGGTACAACCCGTTCCTCCCCGGCCTGATCCGGATCCAGGGCACGACCGGCCACCCGATCATCTTCTCGCTCATCGTGATGTTCAGCTTCTTCCTGATCCTCGCCCTCGGGTCGAAGCTCTCGCGGACGGTCCGGCTGCTCTCGCTCGGCACGGCGATCGTCGGCCTCCTCCTCTCGGGGACGCGCAGTGCGTTCGTCGCAGCGGCCGTCGGGTTCGTCGTCTACCTCTTCTTCGCTCCCACCACCGGGACGCGGGTGAAGAACGTCCTGATCATCATCGGGGCGGGAGTCGCGATCTTCCTCGGCGACTTCGGGCTCTCCACCGTCGCGACACAGGCGGCCACATCGGACTCCTTCGGCCACCGCCTCGAAGGATGGGCGAACGCGGATCAGCTCCTGCACCGCGGCTCTCCCACCGGAGCAATCGGCAGCGGCTTCTTCTCCGAGCTGAGCATCTTCGCGCAGGGCCTGCTGCAGCGGGACGGCTTCCTGGTGATCGACAACCACTTCATCTGGACGCTCGCGATCAGCGGTGGCATCGGACTGGCCCTCATGGTGCTGGCGATGGGGGGCGCGTGGGTCGACTCCGACCGTCTCGGCCGGGCCCAGGTCGCCGTACTGCTCGCGATGGCCTTCTCCTTCGACCTGATGACCTGGGGGGTCTCGGTGAGCATCTTCGTGATCTCGCTGACGCTGCCGCCGGACCTGATCGCGCTCGCCCGTTCGGCCCCGTCCCGCGAAGCGGAACCGCCCCCCGACCTGGCGGGGCGCGCTGAGGCCTCAGCGCGGAGGGGACCGCACCTACATGAGGACCCTCCCCCATCCCGCGCGGTGACAGCGCGCCATTCCCGGACCAGGCCAGACCTGACCTGACCAGACCAGACCAGACCAGGCCTGACCAAACCAGCCGATCGGAGCTCACATGCCTGAGATCATCGACACCGAGACCTTCGTTATCGGCGATTCGACGAAGACGAACTCTCTCGGACGCGCGCTGAGCATGGCGCTCACCGCGGCCGAGCTCGGACCCGTGCGGGTCCTCGCTTTTGAGGACGGGGAACTCTGGGCCGGAGCCGGCCAGTTCCCGGCAGACGTCGTCCCGTTCGGGCGGAGGGATCTGTCGCGCATCGAGCGCGACGTCCGCGCGGCAGCATCGGAGCGGAGGACCATCGTCTGGTTCTCGAAGGGCACGGACCCCCTGCCACGTCTGGCCCGGCGCCTCTCCCGCATCCCGAACACCGTCGTGGTCGCGGACTTCGACGACGACGACGTCTCGATCATGGAGGCCTTTCGGTCCGAGTCCCTCCTCAACCGCGCAAAGGCGAATCCGCTCCGCCGGAAGGCTCCGTCCCGGCTGCGCCGGAGCCAGGCCAGGATCGCGCGCGACGCCGACCTCGTCACCTTCTCGAGCGCAGGACTTCGCGGGGTGTACGCGGAGCGCTTCGAGCTCGGCGACGCGTCCGCCGTCATCCCCCACACCCGAGTGTCGATGCCGCGCGACCGGCCGCGCGCGCCCTCGGCGGACGGCCGTCTGACCCTGGGCTTCATCGGAACCGTCCGCAGCTACAAGGGCGCAGACACGCTGAACGCCCTGCTGCGAGCGGACACGGATGTCGGCATCGTCACCTTCGCCCAGTCGTGGACGCCGCCCTCCGACGTGGCGGCGCAGTGGACCATGCGCCCTCCCACGACACCGCTGTCCGAGATCTACGCGGACGTGGACGTGCTCGTGCTCCCCATGGACATCCGCAGCCCGGCAGCGCTCTACCAGCTCCCCGCAAAGCTCGTGGACGCGGCCGTGTTCGGCACTCCCGTCGCAGCGACTCCGACGCCGCCGATCGAGGAGTTCGCGGCCGGCGCCTTCCTGCCCGTCACCGACTGGTCCGATCCCGTCGGCGTCCTCGCGGCGATCAGAGCAGCCGACAAGGAACAGCTGGGAGCAGCACTCCAGGCGAGGTTCACCACCCTTCTCTCCCCCGAAGCAACAGCCGACACTCTCGACACCGCGCTCAAGAAGGCACTGATCAGAAAGAGCACCCACCGTGCATGAACGACCGGCAGCCGTCCAGGTCCCCCTTCTCTCCGTGAAGGTCACTCCGATGACCGCCGCGGGAGTCGCCGACCTCGTGTCGAGCGAGCCCTCCGAGCCGACGCTAATCCTCAATCACAATCTGCACAGCAGCTACCTCCACCTCAAGCACGCCTGGTTCCGCAAGTTCTACGAGCGGAGCGACATCGCGGTGATCGACGGGTGGCCTGTCCTGGCCCTGGCCTCCCTGAAGCGCCGGGTGAGGACCGAGGAGCGCATCGGGTCGACCGATTGGATCCACGCGCTCTGGTCCGACAAGCGCTCGCCCGGCCGCCGGGTCTTCATCCTCGGCGGCACCGAGGAGATCAACGCCGCGGCCGTCAGCGCCTGGAGCAGGGCGCGAGCCGTCGACGACGTCGCCGGAGGATCCGGGTATTTCGCTCGGGAGGACGAGCAGTCGGTGGTCGACGCGATGCGCAGCCACGCGCCGACCCTCATCATCGTCGGCCTCGGGATGCCGAAACAGGAGCTGTTCCTGGAGGAGCACTGGGATGACCTCCCCGACGCGTACATCGCCACCGTGGGCGGCGCCGTCGACTACATCGCGGGCGCCGTCGAGCTGAGCCCGCGCTGGCTCGGCTCGGTCGGCCTGGAGTGGGTGTGGAGGTTCCTCCACGATCCGCGGCGCCTCTGCACCCGGTACTTCGTGGAGCCGTTCGCGCTCGCCGGGCTGATCCTCCGCAACACGCTCCGCGGGGCGGGGACTCGATGAGCATCACCACGCGCGACGTGACCACCGTCGTCCCGACCCTCGGTAGGCCGGCGCTCTCCCGCGCTCTGGAGTCGGTGCGCGGGCAGACCGGCGCCGGAGGCCGGACGATCGTCGTCCTCGACAACCCCTCCCGCGAGGACCAGGTGAGGAGTCTGCTCGAGGACGAGGTCCTCCTAGTGACGGCGGGCAGGACGGGAGGGGCGAACGCGCGCAGCACCGGAGCCCGAGCGGCCGAGACCTCGCACATCGCGTTCCTGGACGACGACGACTGGTGGGAGCCGGAGAAGCTGGCCCGCCAGGTGGAGGCGCTCTCCGAGTCCTCGGCCGACCTCTGCTATACCGCCACCTACTTCCACGAGTCGGGCGACGGCGTGCGCCGGCTGCCGACGCGGGAGCTCGCGGCGGGACAGTCCGTCGCGTCCTACCTCGTCGCGCGTCCGGGCCTCAAGCACGGCTCGGGGTACATCCAGACGAGCTCCCTGCTCGCGAGCAGGCGCCTCGTGGACGAGCACCCGTGGGATCCCTCGATGAAGAAGCACCAGGACTGGGACCTCGTCGCACGGTGGGCTGCGGCCGACGCGCGGATGACCTTCGTCCCGCTCCCTCTCGTGCACGTCCAGCAGGGATCCGCCGCCTCGATCTCGAAGACGGCGGACTGGCGTGCGAGCGCCGCGTGGCTCGCCCGCCACGGCGACGCCCTCGACTCCCGCGCCTACGCAGACTTCGTCGCCACGCAGATGCTGCGGGGCGCGCTCAGCGCTCGCGATCCGCGCGGAGTCCTCGCTTCGGTCGCGGAGCTGTCGCGCCGCCGGCCCCACGTCGCCGCGATGATCGTGGGCCTCCACGGTCTCGTGGAGAAGTAGATGCGGGGAGCCACTCCGACCGGCCCGCGGCACTCGAAGCCGATCCTCCGCCTGCTCGGTTTCGTCCTGATCCCGCTGATCAGCGCCCTGAGCCCGCTGATCGTCATCCCTTCCATCACCAGCGCCTTCGGGGCGACGGCGTGGGCGTCCGTCGCCGTCGCCCAGTCCATCGGGTCCGCCGCCGCGGTCGTCGTCGAACTCGGCTGGGGCCTGAACGGCCCCCAGCGGATCGCCCGCATGGGTCGGCGGGCTCGATCGCAGACCTACGCTCTTGCGACGGCGACGAAGGTCCTGGTCTTCCTGCCGCTGGCCGTCCCCGTGGTGATCGTCACCGGCCTGCTCGCGCCGGTGGATCCGGTCGCGGCCTCGTGGATCGCCGTCGCGACCGCGCTGAGCACGCTGTCGCCGGCCTGGTTCTTCATCGGCGCAGGCCAGCCGCGGAACATCCTGCTCCTCGATGCCCTGCCCAGGCTGGCCGCGAACGGGCTGACCGTGCTCCTGATCAGTGCCGCGGGAGCTCCGCTCGCGGTCTACCCGCTGCTGCTCGCCGTCGGCACGATCGCGCCTCCGGTCCTCGGCTGGTTCGCCGCAGGGAGCCGCCTGGGATTCCTGCGCTCACTGGGCCGGCGCCGGGTCCTCCGCGCCGTCCGCGCGCAGAACGTCGCCCTCCAGGGACGACTGGCCAGCGCGGCCTACATCGCCCTGCCGGTGGCGATCGTCGGGGCGGCCTCGCCGGGAGCGCTCGTCGTCTTCTCCGCCGCAGAACGGCTCCAGCGCTTGGTGCTGGCGCTGCTCGCCGCCTTCCCCAACGCGCTGCAGGCATGGGTCGGGGCGCCCGGATCCGACGCCGACCGCTCCCGCCGCATCGCCCGCGCCGTGGGCGCCAACGCCGTCCTCGGAATCGTCGCCGGAACGGGTTTCGCCTTTCTCGGAGGCTTCGCGTCGCAGATCCTGTTCAGCGGCGAGATCACCCTCCCGCTTCCGATCACCGCTCTCTGCGGAGGTGTCATCGCCGTCACCTGCATCTCGCGCGCGACGGGCGGACTCGGCCTCGTCGCTCTCCGACGCCTGAGGGCGCTGCGCGATAGCGCCCTCGTCGGAGCGGCGACGGGACCGGTGCTCATCTGGCTGCTGTCCCGGACCTTCGGCGCGCCCGGGGGCCTCGCGGCCGAGGTCGTCACCGAGCTCGCCGTCCTCATCGTCCAGATCGTCTTCCTACTCCGTGCGCGGAAGCGCTGAGCGCTCGCCTCGAGGAGGACGGCCCGGACCTCCTCCTACCCTTTCGAGGGTCACCGACCTCGAGGCTTCGTCACTCCCACCCGATCGCTCCTAGCCGTAGATACCGTCGCAAGCGCACCGCATCGGCAATTCCAGGAGGACGCGCCATCATGCTCGACGCCACTGAAGCGACTCCCCTGCACCACCGCTCCCGCCGACGGCCGTTCCGGCCCTCCTCCTCGCGCGGGCGGGTACTCCGTCTGAGCAAGGCGCTCGCGGTGTCCTCGGTCATCACTCTGCTGGCCGCCCTCGGCACAGTGTCACCGGCCGGCAGCGCAGCCGCGGTCGGCACCGGTCCCACGGCCGCCGACGTCACGACGGCGCACCCGAGGCTCGAGCTCGACCAGCAGGCGGTCGTCGATCTGAGAGCATCCGTCTCGTCCGATCCCGCCGTCACCGCCGTCTGGAACCGCGTCCGCGGGGAAGCCGACCGGATGCTCACCGAGCCGGTCCTGAAGCGGAGCTCTCCGGACGGCGTCCGCATCCTGGAGACGTCGCAGACCCTCGTCCAGCGAGCGCGGACTCTGGGCATCAGCTACCTGGTGACGAGGTCCTCCGCCTACGCGGACCGGCTCTGGCTCGATCTCGACGCAGCGTCGAAGTTCGCCGACTGGAATCCGGACCACTTCCTCGACACCGCGGAGATGACGCAGGGGATGGCCATCGGCTACGACTGGCTCTACGCCCGCTGGACCCCTTCCCAGCGGAGCACTCTGAGCTCCGCCATCCAGCGGCTCGGCCTCCAGCCGTCGGTGCCCGTCTACTCCGCGCCGGCGAACACCTCGGGCCCCTACAAGTACGGCGGGAACTGGGCCGTCGTCACCAACAACTGGAACATCGTGGCGAACGGAGGGATGATCGCCGGCGCGGTCGCGACGGCGCAGGACAACCCGGGCCTCTCCGATCGGATCCTCGGGTACGCGACCCCCAGTCTCCGGCGCGGCCTCGCGCAGTTCGGGCCCGACGGCGGGTACGCCGAGGGGGCGACGTACTGGGAGTACGCGACGCGGTACCTCGCCTCGGCGCTGAGCACCCTCGACGTCGCGACCGGGACGGACTGGGGCCTCGCGGCCTCGCCCGGCGTCAGTTCGACGGGCTACTTCCCCGTGCAGATGCTCGGGGCATCGAAGACGATGTACGACTTCGGCGACAGCGACTCGACGCAGCTCAACCCGCCGTCGCAGCTGTACCTGGCGAAGAAGTTCGACAACGCCGACTTCCTCTCGGTGGACGGCAAGCAGACCGGCAGCGACGCGCAGCGGCTCATCTGGTACCGGGCGGCCACGACCGCCTCACCCGGCCCTGGAGCGTCGAGGGACTCTTTCTCCACCGCCGCCGGCATGAGCACGATGCGGTCGTCCTGGGATGCGGACGGCACCTCCGTCGCCTTCCGATCGGCCAGCAGCCCCACGAGCGGGCACCAGCACCAGGACTCCGGCTCCTTCATCCTCGACGCCCTGGGCCAGAGGTGGTCCTCCGACCTCGGACGCGACGACTACAGCCTCGCCGGCTACTTCGAGGGCGAGTCGAGGTGGACCTACTACCGCAACCGGCAGGAGGCGCACAGCACCCTCCTCGTCGACCCCTTCCGGAGCTCGACCGCCTACGCGACCAGGCAGTCGAAGATGATCCGCTCGGACGCCAACGCCTCCTCGTCGCTGGCGGTCAGCGACCTGTCCGCCCTGCTCCCGAGCGGCACCACCTGGCAGCGGGGCGTGAAGCTCTTCGACGGACGCGACCAGTTCCTCGTGCAGGACGAGGTCAAGCGGTCCGGTCCCGTCCAGGCGCTCTGGTCCATGAACACCGAGG from Rathayibacter rathayi encodes the following:
- the rfbA gene encoding glucose-1-phosphate thymidylyltransferase RfbA; translated protein: MRGIILAGGSGSRLWPITKGISKQLMPIYDKPMIYYPLSTLMMAGIDEVLVITTPEYNDQFRALLGDGSSLGMRIEYAVQASPDGLAQAFLIGEEFIGDESVALVLGDNIFHGTALGTALAANTTIEGAVIFAYQVADPRAYGVVEFDEQFRAVSIEEKPSSPKSTFAVPGLYFYDNSVIEIAKSIEPSARGELEISTVNERYLEAGTLTVQVLDRGTAWLDTGTFDSMIEATEFVRVIEQRQGFKIGCIEEVAWRNSWIDDTRLAELAAPLVKSGYGAYLQQLPTLARGSSSV
- a CDS encoding glycosyltransferase family 1 protein; the encoded protein is MPEIIDTETFVIGDSTKTNSLGRALSMALTAAELGPVRVLAFEDGELWAGAGQFPADVVPFGRRDLSRIERDVRAAASERRTIVWFSKGTDPLPRLARRLSRIPNTVVVADFDDDDVSIMEAFRSESLLNRAKANPLRRKAPSRLRRSQARIARDADLVTFSSAGLRGVYAERFELGDASAVIPHTRVSMPRDRPRAPSADGRLTLGFIGTVRSYKGADTLNALLRADTDVGIVTFAQSWTPPSDVAAQWTMRPPTTPLSEIYADVDVLVLPMDIRSPAALYQLPAKLVDAAVFGTPVAATPTPPIEEFAAGAFLPVTDWSDPVGVLAAIRAADKEQLGAALQARFTTLLSPEATADTLDTALKKALIRKSTHRA
- a CDS encoding glycosyltransferase family 2 protein, with translation MSITTRDVTTVVPTLGRPALSRALESVRGQTGAGGRTIVVLDNPSREDQVRSLLEDEVLLVTAGRTGGANARSTGARAAETSHIAFLDDDDWWEPEKLARQVEALSESSADLCYTATYFHESGDGVRRLPTRELAAGQSVASYLVARPGLKHGSGYIQTSSLLASRRLVDEHPWDPSMKKHQDWDLVARWAAADARMTFVPLPLVHVQQGSAASISKTADWRASAAWLARHGDALDSRAYADFVATQMLRGALSARDPRGVLASVAELSRRRPHVAAMIVGLHGLVEK
- the rfbA gene encoding glucose-1-phosphate thymidylyltransferase RfbA; translated protein: MRGIILAGGSGSRLWPITKGISKQLMPIYDKPMIYYPLSTLMMAGIDEVLVITTPEYNDQFRALLGDGSSLGMRIEYAVQASPDGLAQAFLIGEEFIGDESVALVLGDNIFHGTALGTALAANTTIEGAVIFAYQVADPRAYGVVEFDEQFRAVSIEEKPSSPKSTFAVPGLYFYDNSVIEIAKSIEPSARGELEISTVNERYLEAGTLTVQVLDRGTAWLDTGTFDSMIEATEFVRVIEQRQGFKIGCIEEVAWRNSWIDDTRLAELAAPLVKSGYGAYLQQLPTLARGSSSV
- a CDS encoding WecB/TagA/CpsF family glycosyltransferase — encoded protein: MHERPAAVQVPLLSVKVTPMTAAGVADLVSSEPSEPTLILNHNLHSSYLHLKHAWFRKFYERSDIAVIDGWPVLALASLKRRVRTEERIGSTDWIHALWSDKRSPGRRVFILGGTEEINAAAVSAWSRARAVDDVAGGSGYFAREDEQSVVDAMRSHAPTLIIVGLGMPKQELFLEEHWDDLPDAYIATVGGAVDYIAGAVELSPRWLGSVGLEWVWRFLHDPRRLCTRYFVEPFALAGLILRNTLRGAGTR
- a CDS encoding O-antigen ligase family protein — translated: MMIVAAALALLFLVVTFPRRAVGLRGYAVGLSIFVLGIGASTSAPEAIRYASTGIAAVFLILAWAFSERTRPRKRSRLVLLAWFVWTTGVSLLISSSPPAAVLALIVVPLLLFPVVSRLGEQDLVPLLRWTALTVLVQVAVGIAELTVLAEPIWGYRNLTTAGLPVIRYNPFLPGLIRIQGTTGHPIIFSLIVMFSFFLILALGSKLSRTVRLLSLGTAIVGLLLSGTRSAFVAAAVGFVVYLFFAPTTGTRVKNVLIIIGAGVAIFLGDFGLSTVATQAATSDSFGHRLEGWANADQLLHRGSPTGAIGSGFFSELSIFAQGLLQRDGFLVIDNHFIWTLAISGGIGLALMVLAMGGAWVDSDRLGRAQVAVLLAMAFSFDLMTWGVSVSIFVISLTLPPDLIALARSAPSREAEPPPDLAGRAEASARRGPHLHEDPPPSRAVTARHSRTRPDLT
- the rfbB gene encoding dTDP-glucose 4,6-dehydratase — encoded protein: MRILVTGGAGFIGSNFVHLTLRERPDARITVLDALTYAGDLRSLAPVSDKITFVEGDVADTELVDQLVADSDLVVHFAAESHNDNSLEDPAPFLATNVLGTFALLQAVRAHDVRYHHISTDEVYGDLELDDPARFTEHTPYNPSSPYSSTKAASDLLVRAWVRSFGIRATISNCSNNYGPYQHVEKFIPRQITNAIDGIRPKLYGTGANVRDWIHVDDHNTGVWAIIDRGEIGETYLIGADGEKSNLDVVTRILTAFGAPNDAFDHVTDRTGHDLRYAIDSTRLRTELNWQPRYTDFDAGLAATIDWYRANDNWWRPAKAATEAKYAAQK
- the rfbB gene encoding dTDP-glucose 4,6-dehydratase — protein: MRILVTGGAGFIGSNFVHLTLRERPDARITVLDALTYAGDLRSLAPVSDKITFVEGDVADTELVDQLVADSDLVVHFAAESHNDNSLEDPAPFLATNVLGTFALLQAVRAHDVRYHHISTDEVYGDLELDDPARFTEHTPYNPSSPYSSTKAASDLLVRAWVRSFGIRATISNCSNNYGPYQHVEKFIPRQITNAIDGIRPKLYGTGANVRDWIHVDDHNTGVWAIIDRGEIGETYLIGADGEKSNLDVVTRILTAFGAPNDAFDHVTDRTGHDLRYAIDSTRLRTELNWQPRYTDFDAGLAATIDWYRANDNWWRPAKAATEAKYAVRTA